The sequence below is a genomic window from Micromonospora aurantiaca ATCC 27029.
GATCCGCCCACGATCCGGGGCACGCTCACCGGCACCGACTGCACCACCGGCATGACGCTTCTGGTCTGCCGCCGGCCCGGCGGCGACTACATGGTGCGGCGGCTGACGTGAGCCCGGTGATCGAGCTGGGGGAGATGCGGCACGGCGAGTCCGCCGACGACCCGGCCGACGCACCGCCCCGCCGGCCGCCGGGCCGCACGGCGCGGGTGGCAGTGCTCGGGTGCCTGGTGCTGCTCGTGGTCACAGCCGCCGCCGGGCCGTCGCGACGGCCCGAGCCGATCCGGGTGCCCGCCCCGCAGGGCGCGGCGTTCGTGGTCCTGGCGGATCGGGTGGTGGTGGCCGACGGCCCGGGCGCGATCGGCCGGGGTGGCCGGGTGGTCGCCGCGTACCGGCTGCCCGGTGGGGAACCGGCGTGGCGGTTCGCGCTCACCGACGGCGACCACGTGCTCGGCCTCACCGCCGTGGCCGGGGGACTGCTGGTGACGAGCAGCCCGGCCGGGGACGGCGACTCCGTGTCGGCCATGCTCGACCCGGCCACCGGCACGCTGCGCTGGCGGCATCCCGGCTACCCGGTCCGGACCGCATCGGGCGGGCTGCTGCTGGAGAACCCCCGCCCACCAGGTGCGGGCACCGTCCGGGCCGTGGACCCGGCCTCCGGCGAGGTGCGGTGGACGCTGCCCGTGCCCGGCCAGGAGGTGGGGTACCGCCGCGACGACCACGGGGTGACGCAGCTCGTGCTGGTCACCCCGCAGGGCCGGGTGACCGTGTACGACGCGGACTCCGGCGCGGTCGCGCACACCGGGCGGGTGGCGCCCGCAGCCGATCGCGCCGCCTACCGGTACGCGCAGGTGGTGGCCGACCTCCTGCTGGTCGAGGACGCCCGGGGCACGGTCACCGGATACGGGCTGGACCGGCTCGACGAGCGATGGAGCCTGCCGGTCGGCTCCCGCGCCGGGCTCTGGTTCGCCGACTGTGCCGGGATGGTGTGCCTGCGCGACCAGGTGGGCGGTGCGCAGGCCCTCGACCCGGCCACCGGCCGTCCGGCCTGGTCGGACGAGCGCTGGCTGGGGATGGGCCCGGTAGGCGACCGGCTGATCGCCGCCGAGCGCGGGGTCGGGGAGGAACTGGAACTGTCGGCGCTCGACCCGCCGACCGGCCGCGTGCTGGCCCGGCTGGGGCGCTGGCGCGTCTCCGGCAACGACCTCCCGTCCGGGCCGCTACTAGGGCTGCGCACGCTCACCGAGGACCGGACGCTCGTCGGCGCGCTCGACGTGGCGGCCGGGCAGGTACGGATCCGGGGGATCCTGCCCGGCGCCTGGTCCGAGTGCGCGGACACGGGTACGGAACTGGTGTGCCTGCGACCGACCGGCGGCATGGCGATCTGGCCGGTCGGTCGCTGATCACCAGTTGGCCTGCGCCGGAGGTGGCGGCAGCGGCGTCGACTCGGGCCGCAGCACGTACGCGATCCCGCCGCTGCCCGCCTGCCAGGCGCTCTCGAACGGCCCGCGCGGCACGGTGCGGCGGACCCGCTCGTCGTCCGGGGCGTACGGGTCGTTGAGCACCGGGTCGCCCTCGGCGGTGAAGCCGGCCAGCACCATGAGGTGTCCCCGGGTGTCGTAGTCCAGTCCGGGCACCTGACCGGCGGTGAACGCGGCCGAGACGATCAGCGGGATGCCGGCGGCCACGAACCGTTCCGCCTCGGCCAGCGAGCGCAGCCGGGTGACGAAGGCGTCCACCCCGTGCGTCGCCGCGTACGCCGTGTTGAACGGCCAGTTGCCCGGCCCGCCGAAGGCGTGGTCGTAGCAGTGCCGGGCGGCGTGCACCACCTGCGGACGCGGGCCGGGCGGCGCCACCCAGGCGTACCGGTCCGCTGTGGGTCCGGTGCCCCAGAAGTCGAGCACCATCGACACGCAGGTGGGGCTGCACCAGGAGTCGCCGCCGCCACCCCAGCGGGTCTCCCCGGCGGCGTGCAGCCGCTGCGCGTAGCGCGGCACGTCCAGCACGTGCCCCCACGCGTCGCCGGCCTCCGCGCTGCCGGCCTCAGCGGGGGCGGCCTCCGCGGGGGCGGCCTCCGCGCCGCCGGGCGGGTCGGTCGAGGCGACCACGCCCACGGTGCGCAGCACCGGGCCGGCGGCCGTGTCGAGCCGTCGGAGCAGGGTCACCCGGACCTGCCAGCCGGTCACCGTCGCGCCGGTCACCCGCAGCGTGTCGGCGGCGACCCGCGCCCGGTCGTCCTCCTGCCCGGGTACTGAGGCGCGGTGCACGGCGCTGTCGTCGGCGGCCCAGTGGCCCAGCTCGTACCAGCCGGTGGCGGCCGTGCCGTCGGCCCAGCCGCGCATTCCGACCCGCAGCCAGCAGCCGGGCGGGGTGTCGGCGGTCCACGAGGGCACCAGTTCGGTGACGGTGAAGCCGACGGCCGTCACGGGGGAGGTCCAGGTGCCGGCGGCGTACCCGGCCGTGGTCCCGGAGTGCGGATCGGTGTGCGTGACCCGGCCGGCCGAGCCGTCGAGCGTCAGGCCGTCCGGCCCGGCGCGCAGCCCGTCCGCACGACCCCGGTCCCGGTCCGCCGGGAAGCGGAACCGGCGGTACGCGATGTCGCGGCCGCTCATCGGGAACCCGCCCGGCGCGGCCGTGACCTGTGCCTGCTGCGCTTGTCGATCATCGCCGCCGAGCATCGCGTACCCGAAGGTTTTCTGCAACGGCGGCCCGTGCCGCCGCACGCGGCCGGCTCTCCCGCCGTGCTGTCACCGACCGTAGCCGCAGCGCGCCAGCGGCATGGTCCCCCGCGTGCCCTTTGCTCTGCAGCCACCGACGCATCCGTGACGTACGGCTACCGCTGCGCATGAGGCTGCAGAGCAAAGGGCGCGGAGGGGTATCTCCGCTGCCGGGGACCGCTTCGCCGTTTCGGCTGGTCAAGAAGATTCGGCCCGCCGGCTGTCCGGTTTGGCCGGGTGAGCGGCCATCACGGTGCGTGACGCACCGGTGAAAAGGTGTCAGCGTTACGAAGAGTCACCACTCGGGGCTCCAGGCGGGGCGAGGTGGCCCGAGCGCACCACCCGCGCTCCCCGGCGGTGCGCTCGTCGGCGGGCGTCTCGGGGGTCGGCTCCTCCGGCGGCGGGTTTTGCCTGCCGCACTAGGTTGTCAGGGGTCACGAGGTGGGAGGCCGGGATGCGGGTACTGGTGGTCGAGGACGAGCGCAACCTCGCCGACGCGATCGCGCGCGGGCTGCGCAAGCGCGGGATGGCTGTCGACGTCGCCTACGACGGCGACGCCGGGCACGAGGCGGCGTTCGTCACCCGCTACGACGTGGTGATCCTGGACCGCGACCTGCCCGGCGTGCACGGCGACCGGATCTGCGCCGACCTGGCCGCCTCCGGCGCGCTGACCCGGGTGCTGATGCTGACCGCCAGCGTCACCGTCGCCGACCGGGTCGAGGGGTTGCAGCTCGGCGCCGACGACTACCTGGCCAAGCCGTTCGCGTTCGACGAGCTGGTGGCCCGGGTGCAGGCGCTCGGCCGCCGCGCCACCCCGGCCGCGCCGCCGGTGCTGGAGGTGGCCGATCTGGTGCTCGACCCGGCCCGCCGGGTGGTGAGCCGGGGCGGCGTGCCGCTCGACCTCACCAACAAGGAGTTCGGCGTGCTCGCCGAGCTGCTCAAGGCGCGCGGCGCGGTGGTGTCCAGCGAGGAGCTGCTGGAGCGGGTCTGGGACGCCAACACCGACCCGTTCACCACGATCGTCCGCGTCACCGTGATGACACTGCGCAAGAAGCTCGGCGACCCGCCTCTCATCGACACCGTCGTGGGCGCGGGCTACCGCATCGGCGGGGTACGGCAGTGAGCGCGCGGAGCGCCCGCCGGGTGCGGCCGACGCTGCGGCTGCGGCTGACCCTGCTCAACGGCGTGCTGCTGGTCGGCGCGGGGGCGATCCTGGTGCTGCTGGCCTGGCTGCTGGTCCGCGACGCGCTGCGCCCCACCGACGAGCTGCTACCGGGCACCACTGTGGTGCTCACCGACGGGCGCACGCTCGACGCCGGGCAGTGGCAGCGGCAACTGGTGGACGCCGCGTCACAGGAACTGCTGGTCAAGGGTCTGCTCGCGCTGGTGGCGATCAGCGTGGTCGGTGTGGCCGGGGCGTACCTGGTGGCCGGCCGGGCGCTGCGCCCGCTGCACCAGGTCACCGCCACCGCCCGCCGCCTCGGTGAGGCCACGCTCGACGAGCGGATCGGCTGGTCCGGCGCCGACGACGAGGTGGCCGAGCTGGCCGAGACGTTCGACGCCATGCTCGACCGGATCAGCGGTGCCTTCGAGGCGCAGAAACGGTTCGTCGCGAACGCCTCGCACGAGCTGCGGACGCCGCTGGCGGTGATGCGTACCGAAATCGACGTGACGCTCAGCGACGACGACGCCGACCTCGCCGAGTACCGCCGCATGGCCGGCGTGGTGCGCGACGCCTCCGAACGCGCCAACGGCCTGGTCGACGCGCTGCTGGTGCTGGCGCGCAGCGAGGCGCAGACCGGCCGGCGGCTGGGCCGGCGCGCCGAGTCGGACCTCGCCATCGGCACCGCCAACGCACTGTCAGCGGTCTCCCGGGAGGTGGAGCGCATCGGCCTGAAGGTGCACACCTCGCTGCGCCCGGCGCCGGTGGTCGGCGACCCCGGCCTGCTCGACCGGCTCGCCGGCAACCTGGTGGAGAACGCGGTCCGCTACAACCACCTGCACGGCCGGATCTGGATACGCACCGGCACCGACGGGGAACGGTCCTGGCTGGTCGTGGGGAACACCGGCTTCGAGGTCGCCCCGGCCGACGTACCCGGGCTGTTCGAGCCGTTCCGGCGCGGCGGCCAGGAACGCACCGGCGCGCGCGGCTCCGGTCTCGGCCTGTCGATCGTGCGGGCCGTCAGCGACGCGCACGGCGGCACGGTGAAGGCGGTCGCCCAGCCCGGCGGCGGCCTCGAGGTGACAGTCACGCTTCCGTCGGCCGACCCGGCGGCGGCCACCTGACCGCCGACCCGGCCCGTCCAGCCGGTGAGGCGGCCTCACCTTTTCGTGCGGCCGGCCTCGGCTGTCCCGGCCGGACCCGACGGTGGTCGGCCCCCGGCGGCACGGTGGTCGGGCAGAATGCGCCGCTCCCGCTGGACGCGGAGCCGGGGATCAACGGAGAGTAAGCGCAGCGACGCCTCACCCTGCTCACCCACCGGAGCTGCCCGTGACCCACCCCTCGGCCCCGCGCCGCCGCCGTCTTCTCGCGGTCCTCACCGCCGGCGCCCTCACCGTCGCCGGCCTCTCGCCGGCCACGCCCGCGGCAGCCGTCGCCGCGCCCGGCCACGACAAAGTGGTCCACACCGTCCCCTCCACCGCCTCGCCCGACGTCCAGGACGGCTCGGTCGACGCGATCCACGACGCCGGTACGAAGATCATCGCGGGCGGCTCCTTCACCCGGGTGCAGAACCGCAACTCCGACGTCGACATCCCCCGCGACTACCTGCTCGCCTTCGACAAGGCCACCGGGCAGGTGGACACCGCGTTCGCGCCCACGCTCGACAACGAGGTGACGGCGGTCGTCGCCGGTCCCACAGCGGGCACGGTCTTCGTCGCCGGCAAGTTCAACACCGTCAACGGCGTGACCCGGCGCAAGGTGGCCCTGCTCGACGTCGCCACCGGTGCAGTCGTCACCAGCTTCACGCCGCCGGCGTTCAACGGTCTGATCAAGGACATCGCGCTCGTCGGCGACCGGCTGCTGGTCGGCGGCATCTTCACCACGGCCGGCAACCCCAACCCGCGCGGCGGGCTCGCGTCGCTCAACGCCACCACCGGCGCGGTCGACAGCTACCTCACCACGGCGCTGACCGAGAACCACAACTGGGACGGCGTCAGCGGCGCCAAGGCCGGCGTGGGCGCGGAGAAGCTCGCCGTCTCCCCGGACGGCACGCAGCTCGTCGTCATCGGCAACTTCAAGAAGGCCGACGGGGTCCTGCATGACCAGATCGTCAAGATCGACCTGGGCGCCACCGCCGCCACGGTCGCGGACTGGAACACGGCCCGCTACACGCCGCGCTGCAAGTGGCAGTCGTTCGACTCGTACGTCCGCGACGTCGCGTTCTCCCCGGACAACAGCTACTTCGTGGTGGTCACCACCGGCGCCCCGTACGGCGGGACGCTCTGCGACACCGCGGCCCGCTGGGAGGCCGGCGCGACCGGCAGCAGCCTCCAGCCGACCTGGGTCGACTACAGCGGCGGCGACACGTTCCTGTCCGTCGGCATCAGCGAGCAGGCGGTCTACGTCGGCGGCCACCTCCGCTGGCTCAACAACAGCACGGGAACCGACAACGCCCGGGCCGGCGCGGTCGGCCGGGCCAGCATCGCCGCGCTCGACCCCGCCAACGGCCTGCCGCTGTCCTGGAACCCGGGCCGGCACCCGCGCGGCATCGGCGCCTCCGAGATGCTCGTGACCCCGAGCGGCCTCTGGGTCGGCGGCGACACACTCTGGATCGGCAACTTCCAGTACCGCCGGGAGCGGATCGCGTTCTTCCCGCTCGCCGGTGGCAAGGCACCGCACCCGACCACCACGGCGACGCTGCCCGGCAACGTGTACCAGGCCGGCCTGCCGAAGCCGACCAACGTGCTGTACCGGGTGAACGCCGGCGGCCCGGTGGTCGCCGCCGCCGACGGCGGACCGGACTGGGCGGCCGACACCGGCTCCAGCCCCAGCCCGTACCACAACACCGGCAGCTCGACCTCCAGCTTCAACACGGTCGGCAGCCTGGACGCGACGGTGCCGGCCGGCACCCCGGCCGCGCTCTACAGCGACGAGCGGTACGACCCGGCCGGCGGCGCGGAGATGCTCTGGCAGTTCCCGGTGCCCGCCGGCACCGAGGTGCACGTGCGGCTCTACCTGGCCAACCGGTACGACGGCACCTCCGCGCCCAACACGCGCGTCTTCGACGTGGCGCTGGACGGCGCGGTCGTCCTCGACGACCTGGACCTGTCCGCCAGCGTCGGGCACAACGTGGGCACCATGCGGGAGTTCACGGTGACCAGCGACGGCACCGTCGACATCGAGTTCCGCCACGTCAAGGAGAACCCGCTCGTCGACGCCGTCGAGATCGTCAAGACCGGGCCTCCGCCGGCCGGCACCGGTGAGGAGGTGCAGGTCCGCTCGTACGACGGGCTGACCGGCGTCGGCGCGCCCGCTCCGGTGGCGAACCCGGACGAGACCGCGTGGTCCGCCACGCGCAACGCGTTCTGGGTCGGCGGGACGCTGTTCTACGGCACCGGCGGCGCGCTGTGGCGGCGTACGTTCGACGGCACCACGTTCGGCACGCCCGAGCTGGTGGACCCGTACCACGACCCGTACTGGGACACCGTGGTGACCAACTCGGGTCCGGAGGGGCAGACGTACGTCGGCGCGACCACCGGCTTCTACGCCGAGATCCCGAACGTGACCGGCATGTTCTACACCGGCGGTCGGCTCTACTACACGCTGACCGGGCAGAACGGCCTGTTCTGGCGCTGGTTCACGCCGGACAGCGGCGTGGTCGGCGCCGACCGGTTCTCCGTGGCCGGGGCGAGCGGGTTCTCCGACGCGGGCGCCGTCTTCGTGGCCGGCTCCACGCTCTACAAGGTGAACCGGAGCACCGGTGACCTGTCCGCCGTCGACTGGGTGAACGGCGCTCCGTCGGGGACGTTCACGGTGCGCAGCGGCCCGGCGGTCGACGGCGTCGACTGGCGCGCGAAGGCGGTCTTCGTCGGCCCGTAAGGAAGGGCCCCTTCTTAACGCCTGCGGTAGAGGAAGGGCCCCTTGTTAACACCTCGCTGTTAACAAGGGGCCCTTCCTTGCACGAGCGGGGTTGTGTGCGCGGCGCGGGCGGTGGAATGATCAACCGGTCAGCCCGAGAGGTGGAAGGGGGTGTGGTCGATGTCCTTCGTGAACCGTCCCGCGCCCCGCGTTCCCCGCTGACGTTCCCACTCCGCCGGGGCGCGCTCCCCACAGGAGGAAGCACAGTGAGTGCACAGATCCACTGCGTGACAGTCGAAACCGACGACCCGTACGCCCTGGCCGGCTGGTGGGCACGCGTGCTCGACCGCCGGCTCGCCGACGACGACCACCCGGGCGACCCGGAGGCGGTCCTCGCCGCACCCGACGGGCACGGCCCCGACCTGCTGTTCGTTCGGGTGGACGAGCGGCACGGCAAGGGCGCGTTCCACCTCGACCTGCACCCGGCCGAGGGCACCCGGGACGAGGAGGTGGCGCGGCTGCGCGAGCTCGGCGCCGCGCTGGTGGCCGACCGGCGCCGCCCGGACGGAACCGGCTGGGTGGTGCTCGCCGACCCCGAGGGCAACGAGTTCTGCGTCTGCCGGAGCCCTGCCGAGCGGGCCGCGTCCGCCTGATCCGGAAACGACACCGGGCCCCCGCCGTCACGGCGGGGGCCCGGTGCGTGACGGGTGTCAGTCCTGCTTCTCGATCTCGCCGCGCATCGTCACGAACTCCGACTGGAGCTCGGCCGCGGACTTGAAGTAGACGACCACCATGCCGAGGCTGCCCCGGTCGGCCCAGATGCAGACGGCCACCGGCACGTCCGAAGCCTTGCCGTCGGAGCACTTGGCGTCGCCGCCCAGCGGGCCCGCGTCGACAGTCTTGAAGTCCTTGGTGGCCAGGTCCGGGGTGACCGCCGCGGTGGCGTCGGCCAGTTCCTTCTTCGGGTCCGCCATCACGCCGGACACCGCGACGATCATGACCAGGTCCTTCTTGGCCGGGTCGCCGTAGAAGGCGCCGACGGTGCTGGTCGCGTCCGGCACGTCCTTGCTGAGCTCGGACTTCATCTGCGCCGCGGCGGTCTGCAGCTGCGGGTCGGTGACCTTGGCCCGGCCGCCGAGCGTCTGCGGCTCGACCACCCGCGTCTTGGTGGCGGTGACCACCTCGTTGACGGTGTCCTTCGTGGCGAAGTAGGCGGCGACACCGCCGCCGACGCAGAGCACCAGGACCACCGCGAGGACGATCAGCAGGACCTTGCCCACGCCGGACTTCTTCGGCGGGACCGGCGCACCGAGCTGGCTGCCGTACTGCGGCTGCTGCGGCGGGTAGTCGCCGCCGTACTGCTGCTGGGGAGCCTGCGGGTAGTCACCGCCGTACTGCGGCTGCTGCGGCGGCTGGTAGCCACCGGGCTGTTGCTGGGGGGAGGGGTAGTTGCCGGAGTAGGGACTGGACGGCGGCTGGGACATGTAGGCAGCTCCTGTGAGAAAACTGGACGCGTGATGGTAGCCAGCACCACCGACAGCCCGCTGTCCGCACAAGGGCGGCGACACCAAACCGCGACCTACCCGTGACCTGGGCCGCAGACGCCGATCGCGGTGGCCGGACCGTCCGGAACGGACAGCCCGACCACCGCGATCGATGCGTTGCGGTCGCCTCAGCGCAGGCTTGCCACGCCGTGCGGCAGGAACCGCTTGCCGGTCACCCGCTCGGAGGTGCCGGTCCGGTCCAGGTACGGCGTGACGCCGCCCAGGTGGAACGGCCAGCCGGCGCCGAGGATCATGCACAGGTCGATGTCCTGCGCCTCGGCGACGACGCCCTCGTCGAGCATGAGCCGGATCTCCTGCGCCAGCGCGTCCAGCGCGTTCTGCCGGACCTGCTCGGCGGTGAGCGGCTCGTCGCCGACCACGAGCAGCTTCGCCACCTCGTCGTTGATCTGGTCGTCGACCACGATCGGCTGGCCCGAGTCGGCGATCCGCTTGAGGTTCTCGCTGACGCCGAACCGGTCCGGGAACGCCTCGTGCAGGGTGCCGCCGACGTGGTACGCCACGGCCGGCCCGACGAGCTGGAGCAGCGCCAGCGGACGCATCGGCAGACCCAGCGGGTCCAGCGCGCTGTTCGCCACGTCCAGCGGGGTGCCCTGGTCGACGGCGGCGAACACGGTGCCGAGGAAGCGGGTCAGCAGCCGGTTCACCACGAACGCCGGAGCGTCCTTCACCAGCACCGACGACTTCCTGAGCTGCTTGCCGACCGCGAACGCGGTGGCCAGCGTGGCGTCGTCGGTCCGCTCGCCGCGGACGATCTCCAGCAGCGGCAGCACCGCGACCGGGTTGAAGAAGTGGAAGCCGACCACCCGCTCCGGGTGCTCCAGCTCGGCGGCCATCTCGGTGATGGACAGCGAGCTGGTGTTGGTGGCGAGCACCGCCTCCGGCTTGACGATCTTCTCCAGCTCGGCCCAGACCTGCTTCTTGACGCCCAGGTCCTCGAACACGGCCTCGATGACGAAGTCGGCGTCGGCGAAGACGGACTTGTCGACCGAGCCGCTGACCAGGCCGTACAGCTTGGCCGCGGTGCCCTTGTCCATCCGGCCCTTGCTGACGGCCTTCTCGATCTGGGTGTGCACGTAGCCGACGCCCTTGTCCACGCGGGACTGATCCAGGTCGGTCATCACGACCGGCACCTGAAGACGCCGGGCGAACAGCAGCGCGAGCTGGCTGGCCATCAGGCCGGCGCCGACGATGCCCACCTTGGTGACCGGACGGGCCAGGCCCTTGTCCGGCGCGCCGGCCGGGCGCTTGGCCCGCCGCTGCACCAGGTCGAAGGCGTACAGGCCGCTGCGCAGTTCCTCGGAGAAGACCAGGTCCGCGAGGGCCTCGTCCTCCGCCGCGGTGCCGGTGGCGAAGTCGGCGTCCTTCGCCGTCTCCAGCAGGTCCAGCGCCTTGTACGCGGACGGGACCGCGCCGTGCAGCCGCTGGTCGAGGGTCTGCCGGGCGAAGTAGAGCACGCCCGCCCACATGTCCTTGTCGACCTCGGGACGGGTCACGGTGACCTCGCCCCGGACCACGCCGGCGGCCCACTCCAGCGACCGCTCCAGGAAGTCGGCCGGCTCCAGCAGCACGTCCGCGATGCCCATCTCGGCAGCCTGCTTCGGCTTGAGCATCTTGTTCTGCATCAGCGGGTTCTGGATGATCACCTGCGTCGCGGCCGGAATGCCGATCAGGTTCGGCAGCAGCTGCGTACCGCCCCAGCCGGGGATGAGGCCGAGCGAGACCTCGGGCAGCGCCAGGGCCGCCGCGCCCGCCGACAGCGTCCGGTAGTGGCAGTGCAGCGCCAGCTCCAGGCCGCCGCCCATCGCCGCGCCGTTGACGAACGCGAAGGTGGGGACGCCGCTGTCCTTGAGCCGGGCGAAGACCCGGTGGCCCAGCCGGCCGATCTCCAGCGCCTGCTCGCGGTTCTCCAGGGCCGGGAGGCTGGTGATGTCCGCGCCCACGCAGAAGATGTACGGCTTGCCGGTGACCGCGATGAACGCCGGCTCCGCCGACAGCGCGGCGGTGATCGCCTCGTCCAGGCTGGTCAGGCCGGCCGGGCCGAAGGTGTTCGGCTTGGTGTGGTCGAAGCCGTTGTCCAGGGTGATGAGGGCGGCGGGCCGGTCCAGCCCGGGTACGGCCACCTGGCGCAGCAGCGCCTTGGTGACGACCTCGTTCGGTGCGGCGAGGCTCACTTGTCTCCACCCTCCCAGTGCGGGTTCTCCCAGATCACGGTGCCGCCCATGCCGATGCCGATGCACATGGCGGTGAGGCCGTAGCGGACCTCGGGGTGCTCGGCGAACTGGCGGGCGAGCTGGGTCATCAGCCGGACGCCGGAGGACGCGAGCGGGTGACCGATGGCGATCGCGCCGCCCCACGGGTTGACCCGCGGGTCGTCGTCGGCGATGCCGAAGTGGTCGAGGAAGGCGAGCACCTGCACCGCGAACGCCTCGTTCAGCTCGAACAGGCCGATGTCGTCGATGCTCAGGCCGGCGATGCGCAGCGCCTTCTCGGTCGACGGGATCGGGCCGACGCCCATCACCTCGGGCTCGACGCCGACGAAGCCGAACGACACCAGGCGCATGCCGACCGGCAGGCCCAGCTCGCGGGCGGTGTCCTCGGCCACCAGCAGCGCGGCGGTGGCGCCGTCGTTCAGGCCGGCCGCGTTACCGGCGGTGACCTTGCCGTGCGGCCGGAACGGGGTCTTCAGGCCGGCCAGCTTCTCCATCGAGGTGTCGCGGGGCGCCTCGTCCACTGTGGCCAGGCCCCAGCCCGCCTCCGGGTCGCGGACCGCCACCGGCACCAGGTCGCCCTGGAGCTTGCCGTTGGCGTACGCCTTCGCGGTCTTCTGCTGCGAGGCCAGCGCGAACGCGTCGGTGCGCTCCTTGGTGATGTGCGGGACGCGGTCGTGCAGGTTCTCCGCGGTGGAGCCCATCACCAGGGCGGACGGGTCGACGAGCTTCTCCGCGACGATGCGCGGGTTGGGGTCGACGCCCTCGCCCATCGGGTGGCGGCCCATGTGCTCGACGCCGCCGGCGATGGCCACGTCGTACGCGCCCACGGCGATGCCGCTGGCCACGGTGGTGACGGCGGTCATCGCGCCGGCGCACATCCGGTCGATGGCGAAGCCGGGCACGGTCTTGGGCAGGCCGGCCAGCAGGGCGGCGGTGCGGCCGATGGTCAGGCCCTGGTCACCGATCTGGGTGGTGGCGGCGATGGCCACCTCCTCCACCTTCTCCGGCGGAAGTTGCGGGTTGCGGCGCATCAGCTCGCGGATGCAGCGGATCACCAGATCGTCGGCGCGGGTGTTGGCGTACATCCCACCCGCCTTGCCGAACGGGGTACGGACGCCGTCGACGAAGACGACATCCCGGACTTCACGGGGCACTTGGAGCCTCCCTCGGCACGGGCATTTCCCCGGATGCTACTCGCCAGTAACCAGACGTGGCACCACCCCCCGCGTGGCCCACCTCACACCCCGGCCGCGGCCGTCACTGCTGCGGGGTGTGCAACGCCTCTGTCAACGCGGGCAGGAGCAGCCCGATCTGCCACTCCCGGGCACCGAAGCCGCGCAGCGTCTCCGCGACCGTCTCGTCGGTGATCTCCGCTGGCGGCTGCCACGCCAGCCGGCGGATCGAGTCCGGCGCGATCAGGTTCTCCGCCGGCAGCCGGTGCGCCCCGGCGGTGCCGACCACCACCTCCCGGGCCCGGGCCAGCCGCCCGGCCGCCACCGGGTCGCGTTCGGCCCACCGGTGCGGCGGAGGCGGACCCTCCACCGCCGGGCTCACCGGCAGCGCGTCGTCCGGCAACTGGCGCGCGTCGTCCAGCGCCGCCAGCCAGGTACGCGCCAGCCGGCGCACCGACCGCCCACCGAACCCGGGGAGCGTGAGCAGCGTCTTCTCGTCCTTCGGGTCCAGCTCGGCGGCGGCCACGATGGCCGAGTCGGGCAGCACCCGGCCCGGCGCGGCGTCCCGGCGGGAGGCGATCTGGTCCCGCGCGTACCAGAGGGAACGCACCCGGGCCTGGGCCCGCGCGCCGCGCACCCGGTGGATGCCGGACGTGCGCCGCCACGGCTCGGCGCGGACGCGCGGCGAGGCGCCGTTGCGCACCAGCGCGTCGAACTCCTCCGCCGCCCAGCCCGACTTGCCCTGCCGCTGCAACTCCTCGTCCAGCGAGTCGCGCAGGTCGACGAGCAGT
It includes:
- a CDS encoding VOC family protein: MSAQIHCVTVETDDPYALAGWWARVLDRRLADDDHPGDPEAVLAAPDGHGPDLLFVRVDERHGKGAFHLDLHPAEGTRDEEVARLRELGAALVADRRRPDGTGWVVLADPEGNEFCVCRSPAERAASA
- a CDS encoding 3-hydroxyacyl-CoA dehydrogenase NAD-binding domain-containing protein, translating into MSLAAPNEVVTKALLRQVAVPGLDRPAALITLDNGFDHTKPNTFGPAGLTSLDEAITAALSAEPAFIAVTGKPYIFCVGADITSLPALENREQALEIGRLGHRVFARLKDSGVPTFAFVNGAAMGGGLELALHCHYRTLSAGAAALALPEVSLGLIPGWGGTQLLPNLIGIPAATQVIIQNPLMQNKMLKPKQAAEMGIADVLLEPADFLERSLEWAAGVVRGEVTVTRPEVDKDMWAGVLYFARQTLDQRLHGAVPSAYKALDLLETAKDADFATGTAAEDEALADLVFSEELRSGLYAFDLVQRRAKRPAGAPDKGLARPVTKVGIVGAGLMASQLALLFARRLQVPVVMTDLDQSRVDKGVGYVHTQIEKAVSKGRMDKGTAAKLYGLVSGSVDKSVFADADFVIEAVFEDLGVKKQVWAELEKIVKPEAVLATNTSSLSITEMAAELEHPERVVGFHFFNPVAVLPLLEIVRGERTDDATLATAFAVGKQLRKSSVLVKDAPAFVVNRLLTRFLGTVFAAVDQGTPLDVANSALDPLGLPMRPLALLQLVGPAVAYHVGGTLHEAFPDRFGVSENLKRIADSGQPIVVDDQINDEVAKLLVVGDEPLTAEQVRQNALDALAQEIRLMLDEGVVAEAQDIDLCMILGAGWPFHLGGVTPYLDRTGTSERVTGKRFLPHGVASLR
- a CDS encoding thiolase family protein; amino-acid sequence: MPREVRDVVFVDGVRTPFGKAGGMYANTRADDLVIRCIRELMRRNPQLPPEKVEEVAIAATTQIGDQGLTIGRTAALLAGLPKTVPGFAIDRMCAGAMTAVTTVASGIAVGAYDVAIAGGVEHMGRHPMGEGVDPNPRIVAEKLVDPSALVMGSTAENLHDRVPHITKERTDAFALASQQKTAKAYANGKLQGDLVPVAVRDPEAGWGLATVDEAPRDTSMEKLAGLKTPFRPHGKVTAGNAAGLNDGATAALLVAEDTARELGLPVGMRLVSFGFVGVEPEVMGVGPIPSTEKALRIAGLSIDDIGLFELNEAFAVQVLAFLDHFGIADDDPRVNPWGGAIAIGHPLASSGVRLMTQLARQFAEHPEVRYGLTAMCIGIGMGGTVIWENPHWEGGDK
- a CDS encoding ribonuclease D, whose translation is MTDEPPLRRRAAESRTGEASAQPTSALPEPADAGSETDTGAAVPLTAPRDGTPAPVATPAELDEVVARFAAGTGPVALDAERASGYRYSQRAYLVQLRRGGAGTALIDPLPLPDLSALDAVIAETEWVLHAASQDLACLAEVGLRPRRLFDTELAARLAGFERVGLAALTEQLLGFSLEKHHSAADWSSRPLPESWLTYAALDVELLVDLRDSLDEELQRQGKSGWAAEEFDALVRNGASPRVRAEPWRRTSGIHRVRGARAQARVRSLWYARDQIASRRDAAPGRVLPDSAIVAAAELDPKDEKTLLTLPGFGGRSVRRLARTWLAALDDARQLPDDALPVSPAVEGPPPPHRWAERDPVAAGRLARAREVVVGTAGAHRLPAENLIAPDSIRRLAWQPPAEITDETVAETLRGFGAREWQIGLLLPALTEALHTPQQ